A portion of the uncultured Bacteroides sp. genome contains these proteins:
- a CDS encoding sugar phosphate nucleotidyltransferase: MKNIIIAAGYATRLYPLTENFPKPLLRIGKSTIIGRLLDDIDEIEEISEHIIVTNHKFAHHFENWRSENQYKKPVRIIDDGTTTNENRLGAVRDLLLAINKCNVNEDILVLAADNILDFSFKGFVEEFHKKGTSMIMCHEEPEFKKLQRTGVIRVDKDMKVLEMQEKPKHPVSHWAVPPFYIYKNTDFPLIGDCLSHGCGFDAPGNLAHYLVDKTDVHAWVMPGTRFDIGSMDTYKQAQEIYE; this comes from the coding sequence ATGAAGAATATTATTATAGCAGCTGGGTATGCTACACGATTGTATCCATTAACGGAGAATTTCCCTAAACCGCTTTTGAGAATAGGAAAAAGTACGATTATAGGTCGTCTCTTGGATGATATAGATGAAATAGAAGAAATTTCAGAACACATTATTGTTACCAATCATAAGTTTGCGCATCACTTTGAGAATTGGCGTTCCGAGAATCAATACAAAAAACCGGTGCGAATAATTGATGATGGGACTACGACAAACGAGAATCGTTTGGGAGCTGTTCGGGATTTATTATTGGCTATCAACAAATGTAATGTAAATGAAGATATTCTTGTTCTGGCAGCAGATAACATTCTTGATTTTTCATTCAAGGGATTTGTAGAAGAATTCCATAAAAAAGGAACTTCCATGATTATGTGTCATGAAGAGCCTGAATTCAAAAAACTGCAACGAACCGGTGTGATAAGAGTTGATAAGGATATGAAAGTATTAGAAATGCAGGAAAAGCCCAAACATCCGGTTAGTCATTGGGCAGTGCCTCCATTCTATATTTACAAAAATACGGATTTTCCATTGATTGGAGATTGTTTGAGCCACGGTTGTGGATTTGATGCGCCGGGTAATTTGGCTCATTATCTTGTGGATAAAACTGACGTCCATGCTTGGGTGATGCCGGGTACTCGCTTTGATATAGGTTCCATGGATACCTATAAACAAGCTCAGGAAATTTATGAGTAG
- a CDS encoding NAD-dependent epimerase/dehydratase family protein, with translation MKVLVTGAAGFIGSKVAFMLAQRGDQVIGIDNINEYYDIRLKYGRLKESGIDAGTLDMPFHAYFHSSLFPVNYKFMRMDISDKGAMEQLFNEENFDSVVNLAAQAGVRYSITNPYSYMNSNMVGFMNVLECCRNCNVNSLVFASSSSVYGMNNKVPFSETDHVGSPVSLYAASKRANELMAHAYCKLYGLKATGLRYFTVYGPWGRPDMAPMLFTKAIANGEPIKVFNNGNLSRDFTYIDDIVKGTIQVLDKEPVVEDCENQVPFRIYNIGCSSPVKLMDFINEIEVAVGREAEKEYLPMQPGDVYQTYADTTKLETEIGYKPSVSLHDGITEFVKWYKSDKNPLK, from the coding sequence ATGAAAGTTTTAGTAACCGGCGCAGCCGGATTTATTGGTAGCAAAGTAGCCTTCATGTTGGCACAACGAGGCGACCAAGTGATAGGAATCGATAATATTAATGAATATTATGATATACGTTTGAAATATGGGCGTTTGAAAGAAAGTGGAATCGATGCCGGTACATTGGACATGCCTTTTCATGCTTATTTTCACAGCTCCTTATTTCCTGTAAACTATAAGTTTATGCGCATGGACATTTCAGATAAAGGAGCGATGGAGCAATTGTTTAATGAAGAGAATTTTGATTCTGTCGTTAATTTGGCTGCGCAGGCAGGGGTAAGATATAGTATAACAAACCCATACAGTTATATGAACAGTAACATGGTAGGGTTTATGAATGTACTGGAATGTTGCCGTAATTGCAACGTGAATTCATTGGTTTTTGCTTCCTCATCCAGCGTGTATGGCATGAATAACAAAGTTCCTTTTAGTGAAACGGATCATGTGGGTTCACCTGTGAGCTTATATGCAGCCAGTAAAAGAGCGAATGAATTAATGGCGCATGCATACTGCAAATTATATGGTTTGAAAGCAACTGGATTGCGTTATTTCACGGTGTATGGACCTTGGGGTAGACCGGACATGGCTCCCATGTTATTTACGAAGGCTATTGCCAACGGTGAACCTATAAAGGTTTTTAATAACGGGAATCTTTCGCGCGACTTTACTTATATTGATGATATTGTGAAAGGTACCATTCAGGTTTTAGACAAAGAACCAGTTGTGGAGGATTGTGAGAATCAAGTTCCTTTCCGTATTTATAATATTGGTTGTTCGAGTCCGGTAAAATTAATGGATTTTATCAATGAAATAGAAGTTGCTGTTGGTCGTGAAGCAGAGAAAGAATATCTCCCTATGCAACCGGGGGATGTGTATCAAACGTATGCGGATACGACTAAACTAGAAACGGAAATAGGTTATAAACCTTCTGTTTCCTTGCATGATGGTATTACAGAATTTGTAAAATGGTATAAATCGGATAAGAATCCGTTGAAATAG
- a CDS encoding galactokinase family protein, which produces MAYRTFFGKGDALYELFSPYRVCPLGAHVDHQKGIVSGFAFDKGIDFLFSETESGKVEFLSLSFEGLCTFSVNKDIDEKQGFWGDYLRGACWALLRDYHLDKGVRGILRGTMPIGGLSSSAALLCGFVKALARVNNITLTQMQVIEYASLAEREYIGLTNGILDQACVVLCEKDKLLYLDTQDSSYELIPFGGKEGTPFPASLAIFFSGVTRKLTGTDYNLRVSECKMAAWMVEAYEDMPLKDLSNTFLRNISSASFEKHENAMPMRFANRARHFYTECNRVDAGLKAWKEGDITKFGQLMFESCQSSIDNYECGSPELITLYEIMKNCPGIYGGRFSGAGFKGACIALVDSTMQNEIEKFVTNEYIKRYPEYSDTFECCFCATSDGVDFL; this is translated from the coding sequence ATGGCATACAGAACGTTTTTTGGCAAAGGTGATGCGCTTTATGAATTATTCTCTCCCTATAGGGTGTGCCCGTTAGGTGCACATGTTGATCATCAAAAGGGTATCGTTTCTGGATTTGCTTTTGATAAAGGGATTGATTTTCTCTTTTCGGAGACTGAAAGTGGCAAAGTGGAGTTTTTAAGTCTTAGTTTTGAAGGTTTGTGCACCTTTTCGGTGAACAAAGACATTGATGAAAAACAAGGCTTTTGGGGAGATTATTTACGAGGAGCTTGTTGGGCTTTGCTTAGAGATTATCATCTGGATAAAGGGGTGAGAGGAATCTTGCGAGGAACCATGCCTATTGGTGGGCTTAGCTCATCGGCTGCATTGCTGTGCGGCTTCGTAAAAGCATTGGCTAGGGTGAATAACATCACTCTGACTCAGATGCAGGTGATAGAATATGCATCACTTGCTGAACGTGAATATATTGGTTTAACCAACGGAATTCTGGATCAAGCATGTGTGGTTTTGTGTGAGAAAGACAAACTTCTATATTTGGATACACAAGACAGTTCGTATGAGTTGATACCTTTTGGAGGAAAAGAAGGCACTCCATTTCCAGCGTCTTTGGCTATCTTCTTTAGCGGTGTTACTCGCAAACTAACAGGTACAGATTATAATCTCAGGGTAAGCGAATGTAAAATGGCCGCTTGGATGGTCGAAGCGTATGAAGATATGCCGCTAAAGGATTTATCTAATACCTTTTTGCGCAATATATCATCTGCTTCTTTTGAAAAGCATGAAAATGCCATGCCGATGCGTTTTGCCAATAGGGCCAGACATTTTTATACGGAATGCAATCGAGTTGATGCCGGTTTAAAGGCTTGGAAAGAGGGAGATATTACGAAATTCGGCCAGCTAATGTTTGAAAGTTGTCAAAGCAGTATTGATAATTACGAATGTGGGTCACCAGAGCTGATTACATTGTATGAGATCATGAAAAATTGTCCGGGTATATATGGCGGGCGCTTCTCTGGTGCAGGATTCAAAGGTGCTTGCATCGCTTTGGTAGATTCCACGATGCAAAATGAGATAGAGAAATTTGTAACAAATGAATATATAAAACGATATCCTGAATATAGCGACACGTTTGAATGTTGTTTCTGTGCAACCTCTGATGGGGTTGACTTCCTTTAA
- a CDS encoding mannose-1-phosphate guanylyltransferase has translation MQNTHVVIMAGGIGSRFWPMSTPGCPKQFIDVMGCGKSLIQLTADRFAGVCAPENIWVVTSEKYTGIVHEQLPQVPECNVLAEPCQRNTAPCIAYVSWKIKKRFPEANIVVTPSDQLVMDTVEFQRVIAKALAFTEKSNAIVTLGMKPSRPETGYGYIAAGEGLLRDKEIFHVEAFKEKPDRTTAEQYLAEGNFFWNAGIFVWNVKTISTALRVHVPALAQVFDRIYPDLYTEREAEMISRCFPSCENISIDYAVMEKAGEIYVLPAEFGWSDLGTWGALHGLLPQDEEGNAVVAPEVKLYESRNCMVHTPQARKVVIQGLDGYIVAEKDGVLLICKLEEEQRIKEFSK, from the coding sequence ATGCAAAACACACACGTAGTAATCATGGCCGGAGGAATCGGAAGTCGGTTCTGGCCTATGAGCACGCCTGGCTGTCCCAAGCAATTTATTGATGTGATGGGGTGCGGCAAATCGCTCATTCAACTGACAGCGGATCGCTTTGCAGGGGTATGTGCACCTGAGAATATCTGGGTGGTGACCTCGGAGAAGTACACAGGCATTGTGCACGAACAGCTTCCGCAGGTACCGGAGTGTAATGTGTTGGCGGAACCGTGTCAACGAAACACGGCACCGTGCATTGCTTACGTGAGTTGGAAGATAAAGAAACGTTTTCCGGAAGCAAACATTGTGGTGACACCTTCGGATCAGTTGGTGATGGACACGGTGGAGTTTCAACGGGTGATAGCGAAAGCATTGGCCTTCACGGAGAAAAGCAATGCGATAGTGACGCTGGGGATGAAGCCGAGCCGTCCGGAAACAGGATATGGATATATTGCGGCAGGCGAGGGTCTGCTGCGTGACAAGGAGATCTTCCACGTGGAGGCATTCAAAGAGAAGCCGGATCGTACAACGGCGGAGCAGTATCTGGCGGAGGGTAACTTCTTCTGGAATGCGGGCATCTTTGTGTGGAACGTGAAGACGATCTCTACTGCACTACGGGTGCATGTACCAGCTTTAGCCCAGGTTTTTGATAGGATCTATCCCGACCTCTACACGGAGCGGGAAGCAGAGATGATTAGTAGGTGTTTCCCTTCATGCGAAAACATTTCCATCGACTATGCGGTGATGGAGAAAGCGGGAGAGATATACGTACTTCCTGCCGAGTTTGGATGGTCGGACCTGGGTACATGGGGTGCGTTGCACGGATTATTGCCACAAGACGAAGAGGGTAATGCCGTGGTGGCTCCTGAGGTGAAGCTTTATGAAAGTAGGAATTGCATGGTACATACTCCTCAGGCCAGAAAGGTGGTGATACAGGGTTTGGATGGCTACATTGTAGCGGAGAAAGACGGTGTGTTGCTTATCTGTAAGTTGGAAGAGGAACAACGTATCAAGGAGTTCTCTAAATAA
- the glmS gene encoding glutamine--fructose-6-phosphate transaminase (isomerizing), with translation MCGIVGYIGTRQAFPVLIKGLKRLEYRGYDSTGVALVSTNAMLNVYKEEGKVANLEANVANRDLGGTIGIAHTRWATHGIPSSTNAHPHVSQSGKLALVHNGIIENYSLIKERLSKLGFVFKSETDTEVLVQFIEYVKETHGVDTVTAVRLALNQVIGAYAIVLVDKEAPEQVIAARKSSPLVIGLGEGNREFFIASDATPLVEYTQNVVYLNDEEIAVLKRGEEMQICNLKNEAIDLDVQSIEMNIGLLEKGGYPHFMLKEIYEQAQAMKDCMRGRLLEKEKRVVLSAVCNHSERLLNAKRIIIVSCGTSWHAGLIGKQLIETFVKVPVEVEYASEFRYRNPVINKEDVVIAISQSGETADTLAAISLAKEKGAFIFGIVNAVGSSIARTTDAGTYIHVGPEIGVASTKAFTGQLTVLIMLALCLGKERGTISEVEYEEIVTELAAIPDKIERSLACNEKVADLAKSFTYARNFLYLGRGYNFPVALEGALKLKEISYIHAEGYPAAEMKHGPIALVDAEMPVVVIATHHQLYEKMLSNIQEVKARKGRILAIVTEGDEGVKDLVDNVIEIPPTLACLSPLLTVIPLQLLAYHVAVIKGLDVDQPRNLAKSVTVE, from the coding sequence ATGTGTGGAATTGTAGGATATATTGGAACACGACAGGCTTTTCCTGTCTTGATTAAAGGATTAAAGAGATTAGAATACAGGGGGTACGATAGTACAGGAGTAGCACTTGTTTCGACAAATGCTATGCTGAACGTGTATAAGGAAGAGGGCAAAGTGGCGAACTTGGAGGCCAACGTAGCCAACAGGGACTTGGGCGGGACAATCGGTATAGCGCATACGCGCTGGGCTACCCACGGGATACCGTCTTCCACCAATGCGCATCCGCATGTGTCACAGTCAGGGAAACTGGCACTGGTGCACAACGGCATCATCGAGAATTACTCGCTCATCAAGGAACGACTTTCGAAGTTGGGCTTTGTGTTCAAAAGTGAAACGGACACGGAGGTGTTGGTGCAGTTCATTGAATATGTGAAGGAAACACACGGCGTAGATACCGTTACTGCTGTTCGCTTGGCGCTTAACCAGGTGATTGGGGCGTATGCCATTGTGCTTGTTGACAAAGAGGCTCCCGAACAGGTGATCGCGGCTCGCAAAAGCAGTCCGCTGGTGATTGGATTGGGTGAAGGGAATCGGGAATTTTTTATCGCTTCGGATGCTACGCCATTGGTGGAGTACACGCAGAATGTGGTGTATCTCAACGATGAGGAGATTGCCGTGCTGAAGCGTGGAGAGGAGATGCAGATTTGCAACCTGAAGAATGAGGCGATAGATCTGGATGTTCAGAGCATAGAAATGAATATCGGACTGTTGGAAAAAGGGGGGTACCCGCACTTTATGCTGAAGGAGATTTATGAGCAGGCACAGGCCATGAAAGATTGTATGCGCGGACGCCTACTCGAGAAAGAGAAAAGGGTCGTGCTCTCGGCAGTATGTAATCATAGCGAACGGCTGCTGAACGCCAAGCGCATTATTATTGTTTCTTGTGGTACTTCTTGGCATGCAGGTCTCATTGGCAAACAGTTGATTGAGACATTCGTAAAGGTGCCGGTGGAGGTGGAGTATGCCTCGGAGTTCCGCTACCGTAATCCGGTCATCAATAAGGAGGATGTGGTGATTGCCATTTCTCAGTCGGGCGAAACGGCGGATACACTGGCTGCCATCAGTTTGGCAAAAGAAAAAGGGGCGTTTATATTTGGTATTGTCAATGCAGTAGGGTCGTCCATTGCCCGAACCACAGATGCAGGAACTTATATTCACGTGGGGCCTGAGATTGGTGTCGCATCTACCAAAGCATTCACAGGACAGCTCACGGTTCTTATCATGCTGGCTTTGTGCTTAGGTAAAGAGAGAGGCACCATTTCTGAAGTGGAGTATGAAGAGATAGTGACCGAATTGGCTGCCATTCCTGATAAGATAGAGCGTTCTCTGGCATGCAACGAGAAAGTGGCCGATCTGGCAAAGAGCTTTACTTATGCTCGCAACTTCTTGTACCTGGGGCGTGGATATAACTTTCCCGTGGCACTGGAGGGGGCATTGAAACTGAAAGAGATCAGTTACATCCATGCCGAAGGGTATCCGGCTGCGGAGATGAAGCACGGTCCCATTGCTTTGGTGGATGCGGAGATGCCGGTAGTAGTAATTGCTACACATCATCAGCTATATGAGAAAATGCTTAGCAACATTCAGGAAGTGAAAGCACGTAAAGGACGTATTCTGGCCATCGTAACCGAAGGGGATGAGGGTGTGAAAGATCTTGTTGATAATGTCATTGAGATTCCGCCCACGCTAGCTTGTCTGTCACCATTGCTTACGGTGATTCCTTTGCAGCTACTGGCTTACCACGTCGCGGTAATAAAAGGGCTGGATGTGGATCAACCTCGTAATTTGGCAAAGAGCGTAACAGTGGAATAA
- a CDS encoding GDP-L-fucose synthase: MDKNAKIYVAGHHGLVGSAIWNNLLQKGYTNLVGKSHHELDLMDGVAVGEFFDAEQPEYVILAAAHVGGIMANNTYRADFIYKNLQIQQNVIGECFRHNIKKLLFLGSTCIYPRDATQPIKETELLTGPLEYTNEPYAIAKIAGLKMCESFNLQYGTNYIAVMPTNLYGPNDNFDLERSHVLPAMIRKIHLGKCLNEGNWEAICKDLNTRPVEGVSGENKSDEILAILKKYGITKNQVELWGTGKPLREFLWSEEMADASVFVMEHVDFKDTFSASDKEIRNCHINIGTGKEISIHGLAELIVKTVGYGGKLTFDSGKPDGTMRKLTDPSKLHHLGWHHQIDIEEGIDKMYEWYLNFSR; the protein is encoded by the coding sequence ATGGATAAAAACGCAAAGATATATGTAGCAGGGCACCACGGTTTAGTGGGCTCTGCTATTTGGAACAATTTGCTTCAGAAGGGCTATACGAATTTAGTTGGTAAAAGCCACCACGAGCTCGATTTAATGGATGGTGTGGCTGTTGGAGAATTCTTTGATGCCGAACAACCGGAATATGTTATTCTGGCTGCTGCTCACGTAGGAGGGATTATGGCTAATAATACGTATCGTGCTGATTTTATCTATAAGAATCTCCAGATACAACAAAATGTAATAGGAGAGTGCTTCCGTCACAACATAAAGAAACTGCTTTTCTTGGGTAGTACTTGTATTTATCCTCGTGACGCCACACAACCTATTAAAGAGACGGAATTATTAACAGGGCCGTTGGAATATACCAATGAACCGTATGCCATCGCCAAGATAGCGGGGTTAAAGATGTGTGAAAGCTTTAACCTGCAATATGGAACCAACTACATTGCAGTAATGCCCACCAACCTCTACGGTCCCAATGACAATTTTGACTTGGAACGCAGTCATGTATTACCTGCCATGATTCGTAAGATTCATTTGGGTAAATGCTTGAACGAAGGCAATTGGGAGGCGATATGCAAAGATTTGAATACACGACCGGTAGAAGGTGTGTCAGGTGAAAACAAATCTGATGAAATACTCGCTATTTTAAAGAAATATGGTATCACTAAGAACCAGGTGGAGTTATGGGGAACAGGAAAACCACTGCGGGAATTCCTTTGGAGCGAAGAAATGGCCGATGCCAGTGTCTTTGTAATGGAGCACGTTGACTTTAAAGACACGTTCTCTGCAAGCGATAAAGAGATCCGCAACTGCCACATTAATATCGGCACGGGTAAAGAGATTTCTATTCATGGATTAGCTGAACTGATTGTAAAAACGGTTGGTTATGGGGGCAAACTAACCTTCGACAGCGGTAAGCCGGATGGTACGATGCGTAAACTTACAGATCCTTCCAAATTACATCATTTAGGCTGGCACCACCAAATTGATATTGAAGAAGGTATAGATAAAATGTACGAATGGTATTTAAACTTTTCTAGATAA
- a CDS encoding GDP-L-fucose synthase, with product MDKDSKIYIAGHHGLVGSAIWNNLHRKGYTNLVGKDHKELDLMDGLAVREFFDAEQPEYVILAAAHVGGIMANSIYRADFIYKNLQIQQNVIGESFRHKVKKLLFLGSTCIYPRDAVQPMEESELLTGPLEYTNEPYAIAKIAGLKMCESFNLQYGTNYIAVMPTNLYGPNDNFDLERSHVLPAMIRKIYLGKCLNEGNWGEICQDLNRRPVEGITGDHNPDEILTILKKYGISKSQVELWGTGKPLREFLWSEEMADASVYVLEHVDFEDLKGTEKDVRNCHINIGTGKELTIRELAELIIKTVGYNGELVFNSEKPDGTMRKLTDVTKLHELGWQHKIDIEEGVERMFQWYLL from the coding sequence ATGGATAAGGATTCAAAGATATACATAGCAGGGCATCACGGTTTGGTGGGTTCTGCTATCTGGAATAACTTGCACCGGAAAGGATACACCAATCTGGTAGGCAAGGATCATAAAGAGTTGGATCTGATGGATGGCTTGGCGGTTCGTGAATTCTTTGATGCAGAGCAACCTGAATATGTAATTCTAGCAGCTGCTCATGTAGGAGGAATCATGGCGAACAGTATCTATCGGGCGGACTTCATCTATAAGAATTTGCAGATTCAACAGAATGTGATCGGAGAGAGTTTCCGTCATAAGGTGAAGAAATTACTTTTCTTGGGAAGTACATGTATCTATCCACGGGATGCGGTGCAACCGATGGAAGAATCGGAATTGCTTACCGGACCTTTGGAGTATACGAATGAGCCTTATGCGATTGCTAAGATTGCTGGATTGAAGATGTGTGAAAGCTTCAACTTGCAGTATGGCACCAACTATATTGCAGTGATGCCTACGAACCTGTATGGCCCGAATGATAACTTTGATTTGGAACGTAGCCATGTGTTACCTGCGATGATTCGTAAGATTTACTTGGGTAAATGCCTGAATGAAGGTAATTGGGGGGAAATATGTCAAGATTTGAATCGTCGTCCTGTCGAAGGTATTACAGGGGATCATAATCCTGATGAGATTCTTACGATCTTAAAGAAATATGGCATTTCCAAGAGTCAGGTGGAGTTATGGGGTACAGGCAAACCGTTGCGTGAATTTCTCTGGAGTGAGGAAATGGCGGATGCAAGTGTCTATGTCTTGGAGCATGTGGACTTCGAAGATTTGAAAGGAACTGAGAAAGATGTACGTAATTGTCATATTAACATTGGTACGGGCAAGGAGTTGACGATACGCGAACTGGCTGAGCTGATCATTAAAACAGTTGGTTACAATGGTGAGTTGGTGTTCAATAGTGAGAAGCCTGATGGCACTATGCGGAAATTGACGGATGTGACGAAACTGCATGAACTTGGATGGCAGCACAAGATTGATATTGAAGAAGGTGTAGAACGGATGTTTCAGTGGTATTTGTTGTGA
- a CDS encoding UDP-glucose/GDP-mannose dehydrogenase family protein → MNIAVVGTGYVGLVSGTCFAEMGANVTCVDIDERKIESLKKGKIPIYELGLDEMVLRNYREGRLHFTTDLTTCLNEVEIVFSAVGTPPDEDGSADLRYVLEVARTVGRHMNKYLVLVTKSTVPVGTAKKVKAAIQEELDKRGVNIDFDVASNPEFLKEGAAISDFMSPDRVVVGVESERAKELMTSLYRPLMLNNFRVIFTDIPSAEMIKYAANSMLATRISFMNDIANLCELVGADVNMVRKGIGSDSRIGNKFLYPGCGYGGSCFPKDVKALIKTAEKTGYNMEVLNAVERVNDKQKNVVFNKLNRYYNGDLKGKIIAVWGLAFKPETDDMREATSLVTIELLLEAGCKVRVFDPVAMEECKRRVGDGVEYATDMYDAALNADALLLITEWKQFRLPSWGVLKKTMNKPVIIDGRNIYDPAEIKDLLFDYSCIGR, encoded by the coding sequence ATGAATATCGCAGTAGTAGGAACTGGCTATGTTGGCTTAGTGAGTGGCACATGTTTTGCCGAGATGGGAGCAAATGTAACTTGTGTAGATATTGACGAGAGAAAAATTGAAAGTCTGAAAAAGGGAAAAATACCTATTTATGAATTAGGTTTGGATGAAATGGTTTTACGCAATTACCGAGAAGGAAGATTGCATTTTACCACCGATTTAACCACTTGCTTGAATGAAGTGGAGATAGTCTTCAGTGCGGTAGGTACTCCTCCTGATGAAGATGGTTCTGCTGATTTAAGATATGTATTGGAAGTAGCTCGTACAGTTGGGCGTCACATGAATAAGTATTTGGTTTTGGTTACCAAAAGTACTGTTCCGGTGGGAACGGCAAAAAAAGTGAAAGCTGCCATCCAAGAGGAATTGGATAAACGTGGGGTGAACATTGATTTTGATGTGGCTTCAAATCCCGAATTTTTAAAAGAAGGTGCAGCGATAAGTGACTTTATGAGTCCCGATCGTGTGGTTGTAGGGGTTGAGTCTGAAAGAGCTAAGGAACTTATGACTTCTTTGTATCGCCCGTTGATGCTGAATAACTTCAGAGTGATTTTTACAGATATTCCTTCTGCTGAGATGATTAAATATGCGGCTAACTCTATGCTGGCTACACGTATCAGTTTTATGAATGATATTGCTAATCTGTGTGAGTTGGTAGGGGCAGATGTAAATATGGTACGCAAAGGCATTGGTTCCGATTCTCGTATAGGAAATAAATTTTTGTATCCCGGTTGTGGTTATGGGGGGTCTTGTTTTCCGAAGGATGTAAAAGCACTCATCAAAACAGCTGAAAAAACGGGATATAACATGGAGGTGTTGAATGCTGTGGAACGCGTCAATGACAAACAGAAGAATGTAGTATTTAATAAGCTTAATAGATATTACAACGGAGATTTGAAAGGAAAGATCATTGCGGTATGGGGCTTGGCTTTTAAACCCGAAACGGATGATATGCGTGAAGCTACCTCTTTGGTGACGATTGAACTTTTGTTGGAAGCAGGTTGTAAGGTGAGGGTGTTCGATCCCGTAGCGATGGAGGAATGTAAAAGGCGTGTTGGTGATGGAGTTGAATATGCTACCGATATGTATGATGCTGCCTTAAATGCAGATGCATTGCTGTTGATTACTGAATGGAAACAATTCCGTTTACCTAGTTGGGGGGTATTGAAAAAAACGATGAATAAACCTGTAATTATTGACGGACGCAATATTTATGATCCGGCAGAGATAAAAGATTTACTTTTTGATTATTCTTGTATAGGGAGGTAG
- the gmd gene encoding GDP-mannose 4,6-dehydratase, whose product MKKIALISGITGQDGSFLAEFLIEKGYEVHGVLRRSSSFNTARIEHLYLDEWVRDMKQTRLVNLHYGDMTDSSSLIRIIQEVKPDEIYNLAAQSHVKVSFDVPEYTAEADAVGTLRLLEAVRILGLEKKTKIYQASTSELYGLVQEVPQKETTPFYPRSPYGVAKLYGFWITKNYRESYGMFAVNGILFNHESERRGETFVTRKITLAVARIAQGLQDKLYLGNLDSLRDWGYAKDYVECMWLILQHETPEDFVIATGEYHKVREFATLAFKEAGIDLRWEGEGVNEKGIELATGKVLVEVDPKYFRPAEVEQLLGDPTKARTLLGWNPTRTSFPELVKIMVEHDIKFVKKLHARQELEK is encoded by the coding sequence ATGAAAAAAATAGCATTAATATCGGGTATCACCGGACAGGACGGTTCTTTCTTAGCTGAGTTTTTAATAGAAAAGGGATATGAAGTACATGGTGTATTAAGACGTTCTTCGTCTTTCAATACTGCCCGTATCGAGCATTTGTATCTGGATGAATGGGTGCGTGACATGAAACAGACTCGCCTGGTAAACTTGCACTATGGTGATATGACGGATAGTAGTTCGTTGATCCGCATCATACAAGAGGTAAAACCGGACGAGATTTATAACTTGGCTGCTCAGAGTCATGTGAAGGTATCTTTTGATGTGCCGGAATATACGGCAGAAGCAGATGCGGTAGGTACTTTGCGTTTACTCGAAGCTGTGCGCATCCTTGGTTTAGAGAAAAAGACTAAGATTTATCAGGCATCTACCTCAGAACTGTATGGTTTGGTACAAGAAGTACCTCAAAAGGAAACAACTCCTTTTTATCCTCGTTCTCCCTATGGCGTAGCTAAGTTATACGGCTTCTGGATTACTAAGAACTACCGCGAAAGTTACGGTATGTTTGCAGTAAATGGCATTCTGTTTAACCATGAGAGTGAACGTCGTGGAGAAACCTTTGTAACACGTAAAATAACGTTGGCTGTAGCTCGTATTGCACAAGGGTTGCAAGATAAACTGTATCTGGGTAATTTGGATTCTCTCCGTGACTGGGGATATGCAAAGGATTATGTGGAGTGTATGTGGTTGATTCTGCAACACGAAACGCCGGAAGATTTTGTGATCGCTACAGGTGAGTATCACAAGGTGCGTGAGTTTGCTACATTGGCTTTCAAAGAAGCAGGAATCGATCTTCGTTGGGAGGGAGAAGGAGTGAATGAAAAAGGGATTGAACTTGCTACCGGTAAAGTATTGGTAGAGGTAGATCCAAAATACTTCCGTCCTGCGGAGGTAGAGCAATTACTAGGTGATCCTACGAAGGCAAGAACATTGCTGGGATGGAATCCTACAAGGACTTCTTTCCCGGAATTGGTAAAGATCATGGTTGAACATGACATCAAGTTTGTGAAGAAGTTGCATGCCAGACAAGAATTGGAGAAATAA